The genomic region GCGTGGCCAGTCTACCAAAGGTCTTGGAGTACTCTCCAAAGTACTTAAGGCCAGAGAGTGTCACCACTATGCTCTCTGGCGGAAGATCCGCAGTGAACAGGGCCAGTATGTACGCTACTAAAAAGATAAACTTGGAGTCCACTTCGTCTTGACTACGTAACTGCAATTTGCCTGATCGCCTCCTCCAATCCCATTTGTCTAGATTTAAGAATCCAATTCCAGACATCAAAATAATTGAATATCTTCTTCTCCACAAGTGTCTTGATAAATTGTGCCCTAAGATTGAGCTCATCATACAATAAGTTCATGTTCCTCCTATCTATTCCCCTCCTCACCGCTATCTTGTTCTCGATGAGAAACGAGGATCCCTTACCGGCAAAGTTAATCTGGTCGTAGATGGGATCATAGGTAAAGACTGGGACAAATATGACATCGCTAGTCACTGGATCAACATCTATGATCTCATCCACCTCTATGACCCTTCTCACAGAATTTCCCTTCTTATCGTACAGAGCGCTCTGGAACAGGGCTAGGTTCAAATTATTGATATACGATTTGGGTACCTCTATTGGATAACCGCTCAGTCTCTGTACTAGAGTCCTGATGTTAGCTGCGTGAAATGTGGCCATAACTGAGTGGCCTGTCTGCATTGCCTGAAACGCTACGTTACCTTCCCTATCCCTTATTTCTCCCACTAGAATATAGTTGGGCCTCTGTCTTAGGGCCGCCTTAAGCAGATCAAATAGCTTTACTGTCCCTTCGCCTCCAGTTTCCCTAGTTACCTCAGCCACCCAATTCTCATGAGGAACTGTAAGTTCTGGGGTGTCCTCGATTGTAATTATCTTCAGATTGGGAGGAATGAAGGCAGTAATTGCATTAAGTGACGTCGTTTTCCCTGACGCTGTTTCCCCACACACAAATAGGTTCATCCCCTCATCTAGCAACATCCAGATATACCCTGCCAGTATTGCTGACATGGTACCGCTGGCTACCACTTGAGTTATACTCATTGGAACCTTACTGAACTTTCTTATGGTCAGATTGGAGCCCCTTCTACTTATGTCCGTCCCAAAAACGAAGTTTACCCTAGAGCCATCGGGAAGGGCTGCGTCTATGATGGGCCTATTATGCGAAACTGGTCTTAACGTCTTCTCGCTCAAAGTGACAATCAGTTCGTCTAGCTCTTCTTGATTTTCTATCCTTATATTTGTCTTCATGGGTCCAAATAACTTATGGACAATGTATACGCTCCCTAACCCTGGGAGGCTTATATCCTCAATGAACGGATCTCTTATCAGAGGCTCTATAGGCCCAGTATACAATTTATCTCTGATAAAATGATAGATAATATATTCTCTGTTAAACCCCTTAGTTTTTATCTTTTCCAGAAGAGCTCTCATCTTCTTCTCTTTCTCTTGCAAAACGTCAGGTACTTTCTCTTTGTAGTTAATTAATTTGGCAAACTGTATTTCCACGTCCTCAAGGAGACTTGCTGGAGGTCTTGGAGGCTCTATCACGAAGTATTGATAATATCCGTCATCCGACCTTCTGCTAAGGGCATGGATGAAAATTAAATCGGATACCTTGTAGATTATATTGAAAACCTTAGACCCCTTATACCTAGATGGATCGTCTACTATTTCTGGTCTCTCCTCGAGTCCATTTATGTAACTCTGGAGGTACTCACTCATGGTCAAGCCCTCGACAAAGTTAGTGGAACCACTTTGATTCCTAAGCTTGGATCTACATCAAATGAAATAGAATCAGAACCGAAGGTACTTTCGCTAGTTTTTATCTTCTCAATAACCTTAACTCTCCTATTTCCAATTGACGCAGATGATGTTCTAAAGTAGACATCCGCTTCGCTCCTCACTCTAGTCACCATATCCTCACTAAACGCGTTTGGATGAACAGTAATGATGATCTCCTTGCCGTTTGAGACTGCTACACGCAATCCTTTAAGGAATTCCATAAGATCCTCTCCCCTTGCAAAGGTAGAGATAACAGTGAAGCTATCAATTAGTACGAAGTCCTTCACTCTCCTTATGAACTCGAGGATGAAATACAGAAGCTTCTTTGCGAGAGATGAATTCCAACTAAATCTACTGGTGTTAAGTGGGGCCATCCCTAGTTTCCCTCTTAAGAAAAAGGGGATAAGGTCTATCTTAACCTCCCTCATTTTCTTGAGGTAACCGTAAGTTGATTGTTCCGTTGTGATAATATAACCAGACTTTCCTGCAGAAAGCAGACCGTACACAAATTGGGCGCCCATTACGCTTTTTCCCGTCCCATGATCTCCTTCGATCATGATAAGGGCAGGGAATGGTATTCCTCCCAACCTTCTATCTAATTCCTCGTTTGTGGTGGGGATAATCATAGGGTACCCCTCCACACTGCCGAAGTACCATAATTCGTGGATATCACTGCAACCGCAGGGGTATTGGGATATGGTGGATAGGGAAGAACTATCTGAAATTCTGAGCTACCGTCAGGTTCTAGAATCTGAGAGGAAGTCCATTGATAAGAGGAGGGAGAGTTTGAGAAATTATAAAGGGAGACCAGGAGAGTAGATTTATTACTTATATTGGCATAATATTGTATAATTACAGCAAAATGTTGAAAGTCCCAGAGGGGAATTGAGCCGTTATTGGTCACCATGAGGATTAGGTCATTTCCAGATAGGGAGACGCTCCCTATTGATATCTTAGAATTCAACTGATCTAGATAGAGCGATTGCCTTACGCTCTCAGATTTCTCGACAGTACCCACAACGTTCGTTACAACTAGAAATATGGAACCAAAAGTGGCCAAGCCTATGAATATAGTTAGCGAGAATGCTATAACGTTGGAAACCCCCATTACATCACCTCAAACACGTAATCTGTCTCATATCCGTTCTGTGCCACAAACATAGCCTCATAGTACTGATACTGCTGAAGTGGAGCTGGAAGAGTTAGCGTTATCTTTGCAGTACTGCCCGGAGACAGAACCGCGACAGATGAGGTCCAGTTTGGTGGAGAAGAGGTAGAGTATCCTGTTGGTTGAAGTTGATATACCTTGCCAAAATACAGAGTGGATGAGGACATGAAGATGTCCGTTTCTCCCGTATTCTGAATATATATTACCACTGTGGTAGAGGAAACATTGGTTGCATAAACTATCTTCAGATCAGTGGTGAGTTTCTGCGACAAGGAGAGGGACATAGAACTCATACCAGAGCTAATGCTAGTCAGTGAAAAATAGACTCCAGCCACTAAAACCCCTACGAGAGTTATGCTGGCTATAACCAGGATGGACTCACTGATTATCTCTCCTGCCATTTCCATCACCTATCAGGACCGACATGAATTTAACCAGCTCTGAATCCACCGAGTTGTAACTCTTTGCTATATCATAGGCTATTAGGGCAAGTTCTGCAGCATCTACTTTTGGACGGTTCTTATGGATGATGTCCTCTATTTTAGATATCATCTCCAAGTCTTGAGGGGAGATAAGGCCTAAGTTAAGGAGAGCCCTAATCTTCACCTTATCATAGTCTAGAATTGCTAGAAGGATTGATAGCTGTATGAGTTTTTTTAAATTTATATTTGGAAGCTCATTTTGAGAAATATCCTGCGTGATGGACGAGCTACTGTTCGGAATATTCAAACCAGTGAACTTAGCATCCACGCTGTCCCTTGAGGTCTTAGGATCTTGCTCATTTAATTGAATCAAATTGAATGGAGATTCTGCATCGCTTTTAGTAGCTTTAATAGCCAGGGCCAGATCCTCAAGGTTTTTGCCCAGATTTTCTACAGACTGTCTAAGCTCTGTTGAGGTATCAGAGATCATCTTTGCTAAGTCTGCTTCCATCTTGTCCACACGTGATGTTATTTTAGAGATGTCTTGTTGAGGTTGAGGTGTAGAAGTTTGAGTAGGTTGTTGAGGTGGAGGAGGTATAGGTGAAGGAATTGCAGATTGAGCAGAACTGTTTGTGCCAGTTGGCCTTCTGAAATTTATTCTACCTGGTCTTAAAACAAAAAAGAACAATAAAACAAAGAATATAGAAAGAGGGACTCCTACGGAGAAGAAAACAATAAAAAATTGACTTGAAAAAAGGTCGGTCATTTAACTTACCTCGTTGTGCTATTATCCAATCGCGGTAACAGTGCCTTCAGGTTGATATATGTATTCGGATAAAGTCAGTGGCGAACCGATATTTGGCGTTATTTGAATATTGATGGTCTGATATTCGAATACATGCTGTCCCAGATTAGGGCCGAATAATATCATGAAGCCTACTGTAGATCCGGCAGGGGCAATGGCACTTCCAACTAGTGGATCTCCAGCAACAGGATATGAGAACGCGAATGTTTGATTAATGAACACATAGTACAATACTTTTTGCCCAGCTATAGTTAAAGTGAAAGTAAAATTATTATCATTTTTAAGCCATGAAGGCTCTGGGTTGGTGCTGGAGAACGAGGTGTAATTGATATAAATTGGTGAATGTCCGCTAACTTTGGATAGAGATTGATTTAAAGCTAATAATGCTAAATACGGGCTTGAGAAATAATAGTAAGTATTACCTCCGCTAGTTAAATTACTTTCAAGAGTCAGAGAATAGCCACTTGCAGATACAGGAGTTAAATGGGTATCAGTAAGTAGTGTATATTTGTAAATATTAGAAAGTGTAATGCCCTCCTCTGTGGCTATAAATGAAAGTCCAGTTGTGGCAGGATCTAATTCTACGCTAGAAACTCCGGAGGTCGGACTTACTGTGAAATAAATCCAGTAGCTCTTTGTATTACTTGGATAGTTCACTGCATAAAGCACCGAACTAGATACTGTTAGAGCCGTAGAAGCCGTCTCTTCACCCTTATTTATAGTAGTTTTAGCTTTTTGCGTAACGAATAGGCCCATATTTATAGCTACGAAGGCTAGCACGGAGGCGGTTATTATAAATGCTATTAATATTATTGCTGTATCCAATCCAGCTAGCCCTCTTCGCCTTACCAATTTATTATATTTTTGGACCAGACCTCTAATTTTTCCCATTTGGATCTCACTTTCTGATGAACCTCCAACGGACCATCATTTTAAATATGCCCTAGGATTTCGACCCAAAGTCGATGATTTTACCGACGCGGATCACACAATAAAAGGTAGTTTCAAGATTTTATCTTAAATAATATCTAGCTTTAACAATATTTCCACGAAATAAAACATGGTGTCGTCATGTCAGCATAAATGAGTCCGCATGAAGATAGAATCAGGAATCCAATCACGAACCATGAAAATTGTGCCACTGTAATGACATCATGAAATAAAACAAAGAGTGTATATATTTTTAAAAAGAGTGTATATATTTTTAAGATGAGATCCGTAAGAGCTTTCTTAATCCCTGCATACTTCACAGATTAATATCCAGGAAATCAACGGAGAACTTGAAACAATAATGCTCGATCCTTAACAAATATCATCTTCATGCCCAATTGCGACTTAGAGTCGAAACCACAACTTCTCTTTAAATAAACGCTTTACCACAGACTATCATGCCTTACTTTCTAGGATACGAAGTGTTCACAAATGCTAGCAATCCAATTTACATTTTCTATATCTTTAACTTTACAAATCATAGTGTATTAATCAGTACAGTCAATCCTGTTACCCACACTATCCTAAACTATACGTCTGCTATTCCTAGCTTTCTTCTAGTTACTTCCGTAAACGGGACCCCTGTCTCATTTCATCTCCAAGGCCTCTCTATCCCTGCATTTGAGGTAATGAGAAACGGAATTTACATCTATTCCACAAAGGGAGTGCTGCTAGAACAAGTAAATAACAACGGAAACATGACGCTGATTTACGCAAATTTTCCTGGACTTACCAGTCAATCCCTCCCCAGTCTGCACGGGTTAGCTGGGAATATCGTTCTCTTCCCTGTCAATATTATAACCCTTCTTGGGATTGTTCTCTCGCTCCAGCTGTTTTTGATACTTAAAAAGGTGATTAGATGATAGTTGTTAAACGGGATTTCGCGTGGTTTTCAGCTGGTCTGGCCTTCTTGGCAATAGTGTTCTCCCAAGGGATTGACATCACACTAGGTAGAACAACATTTCTGAACGTTTACGAACTACCGATGTATTCCATTATACTTAATATTCTTGCTTCTATTTTCTTGGCATTTAACAAGGGTTACTATATTTACGCGATTCCAATTTCATTTCTGAGCTATTTGATTCATCCTGAATTAATTAGTATAATTATTTTCGGATTAGCGCTGACAGCCGTGAAGGGAATTCCAACTTTCGCTAGGGACGTTCTCCTTGGAATAGATGCCTTTGGGATAATATATGTATTACTAGCCCTCATGTCTATAAAAATAAATTTTCTCCTTCTACCAATCATGGCAATTCAAGCTGGAACCCCCATTCTAATTCCTTTGGTCCTAATCTTCGGGATACTCTACGGGCTAAAGAGAGATACTATAACGGAAACAATGAAATTCCCCATAACCTTAACAGTACTCATTACATTATTAATTACCACCTTACCGCTCACCGCCATCAATTCTCTTGGAAAATCAGAGACTGTGGACTGGATATACTATGCCAGTTGGATATCCTCCCCCTCAGTAGGATGGTTCTTCTTTTCTAGGCCACTATACTTGGTTCTGCTATATCCCTTCGGAAAATTAATTGGCCCTGATATAGTCTCACAGTGGCAAATTCCTGTTCTTTCCTTGATTTTCATCTTTTCAGCCTATTAGCTAGGGAATTCGGTCAAGGAGGGATTAGGTCCCCTAGCAGCTCTCTTAGCTGGAGTGTCTCCTACACTTCTAACATTCCTTTATTCAGGTTTGCAAGCAAATTTCTTCTCATTATCCATGATATATCTGTCCCTGGCCTATCTCCTAAGGCAGGAGACGGGAAGGGCAATACTATTTTCTTACCTATCTTTGCTATCCCACGTGTATGCTTGGGCCCAGCTAGAGGGAGGAATTGTTATCTTTATAATTACCTACTACCTCATGAAACGCGAATTACCAGCCCATTTTAGGAGATACACACTTTTTACAGGACTTCCACTGGTCCTAGGTCTGGTGGTGATGTTTATGGGAATACTTCCTGTCCCACTAGGTTTCTCGGTTAATAGCTACATGAGTCAAATAACTGTGTTAAGTTGGGGAACAATAAACGCATTTCTATACTACGCCATCTCGGTTTATGGTCTAACTAAGTCTCCAAGACTAATTTACGTAATTTTTGCGTCCTCTGTTCTGGCAACCTTGGTTCTTGGGGTGGTCCAGAACTTGATAATCGACATCCCGTTATTCATACCCGCATCCCTGGGAGTACTCAAGTTGAATTCCAAACTGAGGATTCCGGTTCTCGTCCTTTTCGTGATATGGGCGCTAATCATGTCCCTCAACAGCTTCCCCTATCTGTATAATGGGGTGACCATATGATGAGAAAGATCATTATAACGGGGGTAAAGGGAGGTACTGGAAAGTCGCTTATATCTTTTCTCCTACTGAGAGAATTGGTAAATACAAAGAGAGTACTTTTCATTGATCTAGATAATACCCTGACAGTTACTAGATTATTGGGAATTCTTCATCTTGATGACATATTTAATAATGACTATAACGTTAGTTCTTGGACCTACAAAAATGTTAGCATAATACCACTAGGTGTTGCAAATCAAGGAAAATTGCAGGAATTTCCTAAAGCATATATGGATCTCGTAGAAGATAAAGATATTATCATGATAGATTCCTCCAACATCACTAATCCAGTCCTTAGCCTTGAAGCCAAATTGAGCCCCCAAAGCGAATTAGATCTTATCTTGGTTACTACGCCCCAATCTATTTCACTAAAGAGAACCATTGATACCTTACTATCCTTTAAGACGATTTACCCCATAGCACCTTCACAGAAGCTCGTGGTTTTAAACATGACTAAGGAGGAGGTTCAGGAGCTTCAGAACGATATTCCTTTTGTAAAAATACCCTTCATTAAGGAACTATTTCTTAAAGGAATCTCAGCAGAATCATGTGAATATCCATCTATTCTAGCCTCCATAAGAGATATTTTGTATATTTTGGACCTGACCAAGATATTAGGTGATAATAATGGAAATAAAAGAGTTTATTGAGGGGAACAAAAAGACGATAATTCTAGATGAGGACCTTCACAGAATCATTACATTCAGGATCGATAGGGAGACCAACAAACGACTAGAGGAATTATCTGCAAAGCTCAATGTTACTAAAACAAAACTAATATTGAACATGATAATGAAATTTCTTGCTGAAGATGAGCAGAGGAGAATCCTCATTCTTCAATATCCGGTAACC from Metallosphaera sedula DSM 5348 harbors:
- a CDS encoding type II/IV secretion system ATPase subunit; the encoded protein is MSEYLQSYINGLEERPEIVDDPSRYKGSKVFNIIYKVSDLIFIHALSRRSDDGYYQYFVIEPPRPPASLLEDVEIQFAKLINYKEKVPDVLQEKEKKMRALLEKIKTKGFNREYIIYHFIRDKLYTGPIEPLIRDPFIEDISLPGLGSVYIVHKLFGPMKTNIRIENQEELDELIVTLSEKTLRPVSHNRPIIDAALPDGSRVNFVFGTDISRRGSNLTIRKFSKVPMSITQVVASGTMSAILAGYIWMLLDEGMNLFVCGETASGKTTSLNAITAFIPPNLKIITIEDTPELTVPHENWVAEVTRETGGEGTVKLFDLLKAALRQRPNYILVGEIRDREGNVAFQAMQTGHSVMATFHAANIRTLVQRLSGYPIEVPKSYINNLNLALFQSALYDKKGNSVRRVIEVDEIIDVDPVTSDVIFVPVFTYDPIYDQINFAGKGSSFLIENKIAVRRGIDRRNMNLLYDELNLRAQFIKTLVEKKIFNYFDVWNWILKSRQMGLEEAIRQIAVT
- a CDS encoding ATPase domain-containing protein, with the translated sequence MEGYPMIIPTTNEELDRRLGGIPFPALIMIEGDHGTGKSVMGAQFVYGLLSAGKSGYIITTEQSTYGYLKKMREVKIDLIPFFLRGKLGMAPLNTSRFSWNSSLAKKLLYFILEFIRRVKDFVLIDSFTVISTFARGEDLMEFLKGLRVAVSNGKEIIITVHPNAFSEDMVTRVRSEADVYFRTSSASIGNRRVKVIEKIKTSESTFGSDSISFDVDPSLGIKVVPLTLSRA
- a CDS encoding archaellin/type IV pilin N-terminal domain-containing protein; amino-acid sequence: MGKIRGLVQKYNKLVRRRGLAGLDTAIILIAFIITASVLAFVAINMGLFVTQKAKTTINKGEETASTALTVSSSVLYAVNYPSNTKSYWIYFTVSPTSGVSSVELDPATTGLSFIATEEGITLSNIYKYTLLTDTHLTPVSASGYSLTLESNLTSGGNTYYYFSSPYLALLALNQSLSKVSGHSPIYINYTSFSSTNPEPSWLKNDNNFTFTLTIAGQKVLYYVFINQTFAFSYPVAGDPLVGSAIAPAGSTVGFMILFGPNLGQHVFEYQTINIQITPNIGSPLTLSEYIYQPEGTVTAIG
- a CDS encoding nucleotide-binding protein produces the protein MMRKIIITGVKGGTGKSLISFLLLRELVNTKRVLFIDLDNTLTVTRLLGILHLDDIFNNDYNVSSWTYKNVSIIPLGVANQGKLQEFPKAYMDLVEDKDIIMIDSSNITNPVLSLEAKLSPQSELDLILVTTPQSISLKRTIDTLLSFKTIYPIAPSQKLVVLNMTKEEVQELQNDIPFVKIPFIKELFLKGISAESCEYPSILASIRDILYILDLTKILGDNNGNKRVY
- a CDS encoding CopG family transcriptional regulator, whose amino-acid sequence is MEIKEFIEGNKKTIILDEDLHRIITFRIDRETNKRLEELSAKLNVTKTKLILNMIMKFLAEDEQRRILILQYPVTINSNSIIGVRVTESLLSMFIEKVPTEYPYTVALRKIVTFYTNDIRENIL